The genomic DNA ACTCTCTCGGTGGAAGGGGTAAAGAACCCCTCGAAGATGGCTCGCTGCTCTCGCAGAGTGTCGTACGGTGCTACAAGGTTCACATTCGTTAGCCCATGTTTACTTTTAGTTGCTACGGCTTGCTCTGAACTTACTAAGAGCCAACATGTTTCCATCATAGGTTGAAAACGTGGTCGCTCTGTCCACGGCGGCGGTATCGTTGGCCTGAAGTGACAGGGCTTTCCGTACATCGTACGTTATGGCTTGCTGGGTAAGTGTCGATGTGAAGAGACCGCTAAGCATAATCAAGGCACCAAATGAAGCAAGCATCCTGCATGTTCTCTGACATCAGCATGCAGTCTGAACGATTTTTCATCACGGGGATAACTCACCCCTTGAATCCGATCAGCAGCCGCACGCCGCCAATTCCACCCCTCATCGCATCATCGAACACTTGGAAATCAAGTAGCGGTCGGTGTTTAGCTGGCCGACCGACAGGAGACAGAAACCAAATCCATTTCAGCTGTGCCAAACCCTCCGCGATAGGCACCAAAAAAGCCACTTTGGCTAGGGAAGTCAAGAAGGCCAGGATGGTGTTTAGAGTGACGCCCAGATACATCTCCTCGGAGGGTCGGTTGTCAGCACGCCACAAAAGAACGAATATAGCTGCTCGAGCGTTAGCTGATATGGAAGTCTTGACACAGATTCTGAGTTTCTTTACCTACCGATAAGACACAGCATTCCGCCCAGCTGGGCCAGTATTTCCGGTAACCATCTTCTCAACTGGATCGAAGAGATTACCTTCGTCCCTggctcctccccatcactgGATCTCGTATAGCACTCTAAGCTCACTCTGGTGCTGGTCTCCTGCTTTGAGAATTGGTGTTCCTGAGAAGGTTCTGCCGGAAATTGCAGCCAAGATGTTTGTCCACCTGAGAAGACGCTTGCGCTCGCCATTTTTGAGCGGTTCACGGATGACACTGAATTAAAGAaggttcaacatcaacatccatcacaTGCACCACATAACAATATGGGCCGTTCCTAATAAACGCATCATCATATACTACCATTGACTCGACCGTTAAAACATTGACGACCTTCTCCAGGCATACCACTAGGCTGCAGACTACCTATTTCCGGACCCTGTTGTGCTCTCAAATCGGTGCTTCGCCTCACAGGCAGACCTTGTGTGATGTAAACTCGCCAATCGCTACCGACCCTTCCGACGCACCAGCGACTCTTCCACAGACATACTTGGGCTCTTCCTAACTACCTGTCCACTGACCGAAAATCTTTTCAGCCGTCCATACATCTCAATTACTCAAGCTCAGCGACCCAGGACATGCCGTCTTGGCGATTGATAGACCTGCTTTGGATGCCTTCTCTTTCCCCCCGTAGCGACGATCGACGGCAAGGCACAAACTCGGGCACTCTGCCAGTCAGCATTCGTCCTCGCCTTGATTCGGCTGGAGGGTTCCTGCATGGCACTCACTTTATTCTGGCCGTCTTACTTGCATCTTGGAGGTGAGCATGCCAGACAGTCACTGACAGTAGGTGGCCATTCCTCCAAtcccacaccaccctcttGGCATTTGCTAAACACATGCGCGCTTTGAGGCTTTCCTCCACTCAGCTTACACAATCACCAATCTGACTTGCAGGAGGTTCACAAAATTCCCACGCGGTCTGAGCCGCTTGTTTCTAGCTTGCACATCCTTGCTCTTTTGACACTCCTTCAAGCAGCGAATCAACACCACGTTCGCTCCCATCTGCCTTTCCTGGGACCGCCATTGACGATCATCCGAAAATcagaccttcttcttgtgcCCCGCGTTCCCAGTTTCCCTTCCCCACATTCCCCGGGATCGGCTTCCGGTTCTGGAAGGTTGCATCGGAGCAAGTACCGCTGCTGAGCCCTTTTGCCCGGTAGTTTGACTACGTGACCGGAGATCTTGCTGGTGTAATGGCTCCTTGGCGGCTATTGGTGTAGTATGGTGGTGGAAAGAACCCGCCGAATCTGGGTTTAGGAGGGTTTCGCAAACTTGAAGAGTGGTATCGCCGAAACGGCGTGCCTGGATGATTGGGTGAAGCAATGATGCGGCGGCATCGGGGCGGTTTGCATGGCGGGTTGGACGACGATGTGGTGCCCCGACAATTAGTCCGATTTCTTTTACTCAGACGGAAGGGACAGGGTGGTGTCTTGAGTATAAAATACCTGGTACGGCCCCCTTACGTGGTGTTTTTATTGTCTCAGCCAGTCGAGGATTGGAGTCCGGAAACATAACAGTCACTCTACATcagcccaccccctccgcttCAATTGCTCGTGTCGCCGCCGTTGTCTCTTCACTCTTGATAAATCGTCAAAATGAAggccttcaccctcctcgccctcgcggGGTCAGCTCTCGCCCTCCCAGCCAGCACCGGCGTCCTCGAGCAGAGACAGTCCGCGGTCCAAGTCACCGACGAGCTCATGTACGGCATCAGCCTCCCCGCGTTCACCGCCCGCCGCAACGCCCGCAACCCCCCTACCCTGGACTGGACCTCTGACGGCTGCACTTCCTCCCCTGACAACCCGCTCAACTTCCCCTTCGTCCCCGCCTGCCACAGACACGACTTTGGCTACCACAACTACCGCGCTCAGAACCGCTTCACGGAGAGCGGCAAGCTCAGGATTGACAATAACTTCAAGACTGAGT from Podospora pseudoanserina strain CBS 124.78 chromosome 2, whole genome shotgun sequence includes the following:
- a CDS encoding hypothetical protein (COG:S; EggNog:ENOG503P3QQ); this encodes MKAFTLLALAGSALALPASTGVLEQRQSAVQVTDELMYGISLPAFTARRNARNPPTLDWTSDGCTSSPDNPLNFPFVPACHRHDFGYHNYRAQNRFTESGKLRIDNNFKTDLYYQCSTVSLSGVCRGLADVYYAAVRAFGGGDATPGKRETHDELVKEYEEKLAIYNALVAQAEADGLIPAQA